In Dehalococcoidia bacterium, a single window of DNA contains:
- a CDS encoding alpha/beta hydrolase, with the protein MASETSGGARVRTLVRDGVGLAVEEAGAPDAPVLVFVHGWTCDRSHFAPQVAHFSPAYRCVSVDLRGHGESDAPEQDYTIEALADDVAWICDSANVADAVFIGHSMGGTIVLALSHARPDLVRALALFDPAILFPPDVQTLANQLADAFAAPGGMDTVRQFEDQRFFTSTSDATLKQRVVDAACCTPQHVVASAFRSVATWDARPALEAVRVPMLYVGAEPQTADMAVLRELAPKTMIGNTVGSGHFHQLEVPEQINAMLARFLQIAG; encoded by the coding sequence ATGGCAAGCGAAACGAGCGGAGGTGCGCGCGTGCGGACGTTGGTGAGGGACGGCGTAGGCCTGGCCGTCGAGGAGGCGGGTGCGCCTGACGCGCCGGTGCTCGTCTTCGTACACGGCTGGACGTGCGACCGGTCGCACTTCGCGCCGCAGGTCGCGCACTTCTCGCCGGCGTATCGCTGCGTGTCCGTCGACCTGCGCGGCCACGGCGAAAGCGACGCGCCGGAGCAGGATTACACGATCGAAGCGCTCGCGGATGACGTCGCGTGGATCTGCGACAGCGCGAATGTCGCGGACGCGGTGTTCATCGGGCACAGCATGGGCGGGACGATCGTGCTGGCGTTATCGCACGCGCGTCCGGACCTGGTGCGCGCGCTTGCGCTGTTCGACCCGGCAATCCTCTTTCCGCCCGACGTGCAGACGCTCGCCAACCAGCTCGCCGATGCGTTCGCCGCGCCAGGCGGCATGGACACGGTGCGCCAGTTTGAAGATCAGCGATTCTTCACGTCGACGAGCGACGCGACGCTCAAGCAGCGCGTCGTCGATGCCGCCTGCTGCACGCCACAGCACGTGGTGGCGTCGGCGTTCAGGAGCGTCGCGACGTGGGATGCGCGGCCGGCGCTCGAAGCCGTGCGCGTGCCGATGCTGTACGTCGGTGCGGAGCCTCAGACCGCCGATATGGCGGTGCTTCGCGAACTGGCGCCGAAGACGATGATCGGCAACACCGTGGGTTCGGGGCACTTCCACCAGCTCGAGGTGCCCGAGCAGATCAACGCGATGCTCGCGCGGTTTCTGCAGATCGCCGGGTAG
- a CDS encoding iron ABC transporter substrate-binding protein encodes MKRLRILAAAGVALLTLAAAAACGGDDRSTLTVYSGRSESLVGPLLERYADETGARVEVRYASTAELASTILEEGGNSPADVYFAQDAGALGALAKERRLVALPQSILDLVDARFRSDDGRWVGISARARVVAYNTNNVDPADLPASILDFTDPKWKGRIGWAPTNGSFQAFVTALRLTQGDAGARAWLEGIEANDPVAFDGNLPALVAVASGELDVAFINHYYLYQLRSETDGNVDAANYFLPGGDAGALVNVAGAGILDSADSSEEAERFIEWLLTDESQQYFASETHEYPIVDGVPAEAELVALRDIQTPAIDLSDLDDLEGTLELLRDTGVIP; translated from the coding sequence ATGAAGAGACTACGAATCCTGGCGGCGGCCGGCGTGGCGCTGCTTACGCTCGCAGCCGCCGCCGCTTGCGGTGGCGACGATCGCTCGACACTCACCGTGTACTCCGGCCGCTCGGAGAGCCTCGTCGGGCCGCTGCTCGAGCGCTACGCCGACGAGACCGGCGCCAGGGTCGAGGTCCGATACGCCAGCACGGCCGAACTCGCCTCGACGATCCTCGAAGAGGGCGGCAACAGTCCGGCGGACGTGTACTTCGCGCAGGACGCCGGAGCGCTCGGCGCGCTCGCGAAGGAACGGCGGCTGGTGGCGCTGCCGCAGTCCATCCTGGACCTCGTCGACGCGCGATTCCGCTCCGACGATGGTCGCTGGGTCGGGATCTCGGCGCGGGCGCGCGTCGTGGCGTATAACACGAACAACGTCGATCCGGCGGATCTGCCGGCTTCGATCCTGGACTTCACGGATCCGAAGTGGAAGGGCCGCATCGGCTGGGCGCCGACGAATGGTTCGTTCCAGGCGTTCGTCACGGCGCTGCGTCTCACGCAGGGCGACGCCGGCGCGCGCGCATGGCTCGAGGGCATCGAGGCCAATGACCCCGTCGCGTTTGACGGCAACCTGCCCGCGCTCGTAGCCGTCGCGAGTGGCGAACTCGACGTCGCGTTCATCAATCACTATTACCTGTACCAGCTTCGCAGCGAGACCGACGGGAACGTCGATGCGGCGAACTACTTTCTGCCGGGCGGCGACGCGGGCGCGCTCGTCAACGTCGCCGGCGCCGGCATTCTCGATTCCGCCGACAGCAGCGAAGAGGCGGAGCGGTTCATCGAGTGGCTGCTGACCGACGAGTCGCAGCAGTACTTCGCGTCGGAGACGCACGAGTACCCGATCGTCGACGGCGTGCCGGCCGAAGCTGAGCTGGTCGCGCTGAGAGATATCCAGACGCCGGCCATCGACCTGAGCGACCTGGATGACCTCGAGGGCACGCTGGAACTGCTGAGGGATACCGGAGTCATCCCGTAG
- a CDS encoding iron ABC transporter permease: MAAITVRTRRPLDIPIALIGTSALVAAAMLLPIAYLVVRVWNAGVFWDEVTAPATRDAIVRTALLAAATTAGAIAISLPLAWLTTRTDLPFRRAWSVLLVLPLAIPSYVGAFTFIAALGPRGMLQDALEPLGVDRLPEIYGFWGAWAALTLFTFPYVMMPVRASLRGIDRSIEEAARGLGAGSLRAFARVTLPQLRPAIAAGGLLVALYTLSDFGAVSLLRFDSLTRIIYVRYTSSFDRSSAAALALLLVALTLVVVTLESATRGRARYHATSRHQPPSVVRLGHWRWPALAFCSFILTVSLLLPVSVIAYWLFRGIDAGEPVGFVREAAYNSVYASGFAAVAAAIACMPVAILAVRYPSMLSSAIEKITYSGFALPGISIALALVFFAANYAEPVYQTLPLLVFAYVVRFLPQAYGAVRASLLQVNPNTETAARGLGRGKAYVFWRVTLPQVLPGVSGGAVLVFLTVMKELPATLILSPIGFDTLATRIWSATSEGFYTRAALPALILVALSSLPMLFSVLREERRA; this comes from the coding sequence ATGGCCGCAATCACCGTACGCACCAGGCGTCCGCTCGACATCCCGATCGCATTGATCGGGACGTCCGCGCTTGTGGCTGCGGCGATGCTGCTGCCCATTGCGTACCTGGTCGTGCGCGTGTGGAACGCCGGCGTGTTCTGGGATGAAGTGACGGCGCCAGCAACGCGCGACGCGATCGTGCGCACGGCACTTCTGGCTGCGGCGACGACGGCGGGTGCGATCGCGATCTCGCTGCCGCTGGCGTGGCTGACGACGCGCACCGACCTGCCGTTCCGGCGCGCCTGGTCCGTGCTGCTGGTGTTGCCGCTCGCAATCCCGTCGTACGTCGGGGCGTTCACGTTCATCGCGGCATTGGGACCGCGCGGGATGCTGCAGGATGCGCTGGAGCCGCTGGGCGTCGACCGCTTGCCGGAGATCTATGGCTTCTGGGGCGCGTGGGCGGCGTTGACGCTCTTCACGTTCCCGTACGTGATGATGCCGGTGCGGGCGTCGTTGCGCGGCATCGACCGCTCGATCGAGGAAGCGGCGCGCGGGCTTGGCGCGGGCAGTCTTCGCGCATTCGCGCGCGTCACGCTGCCGCAACTGCGGCCGGCGATCGCGGCGGGCGGGCTGCTGGTGGCGCTGTACACGTTGAGTGACTTCGGCGCCGTGTCGCTGCTGCGCTTCGATTCGCTGACGCGCATCATCTACGTGCGATACACGTCATCGTTCGACCGGTCGTCGGCGGCGGCGCTGGCGTTGCTGCTGGTGGCGTTGACGCTCGTCGTTGTGACGCTGGAGAGCGCGACACGTGGCCGCGCGCGGTACCACGCCACATCGCGCCATCAGCCGCCTTCCGTCGTGCGGCTGGGGCACTGGCGCTGGCCCGCGCTGGCGTTTTGCAGCTTCATCCTGACGGTGTCGCTGTTGCTGCCCGTCTCGGTGATCGCGTACTGGCTCTTCCGGGGCATCGACGCCGGCGAGCCCGTAGGCTTCGTCCGCGAAGCGGCGTACAACTCGGTCTACGCGTCAGGGTTCGCGGCGGTGGCGGCCGCGATCGCGTGCATGCCGGTGGCGATCCTGGCGGTGCGCTATCCGAGCATGCTGAGCAGCGCCATCGAGAAGATCACCTACTCGGGATTCGCGCTGCCGGGTATTTCGATCGCGCTGGCGCTGGTGTTCTTCGCCGCGAATTACGCTGAGCCGGTGTACCAGACGCTGCCGCTGCTCGTGTTCGCGTACGTCGTACGGTTTCTGCCGCAGGCATATGGCGCCGTCCGCGCGTCGCTGTTGCAGGTCAACCCCAACACAGAGACGGCGGCGCGAGGGCTCGGGCGCGGCAAGGCGTACGTCTTCTGGCGCGTGACGCTTCCGCAGGTGCTGCCCGGGGTGTCCGGAGGGGCCGTGTTAGTCTTTCTTACGGTCATGAAAGAACTGCCTGCGACACTCATTCTCAGCCCGATCGGCTTCGATACGCTCGCCACCCGCATCTGGTCCGCGACCTCGGAGGGGTTTTACACGCGCGCCGCATTGCCGGCGCTGATCCTTGTGGCATTGTCGTCCTTGCCGATGCTGTTCAGCGTATTGCGCGAGGAGCGCCGCGCATGA
- a CDS encoding ABC transporter ATP-binding protein: MSDGFLRCEAVTKRFGSVPAVDGASLDVERGHTLALLGASGCGKTTLLRLIAGFERPDAGVIELGGRRLNGPGTFVAPEKRRVGLVFQDFALFPHLSVASNVAFGMTGRNGRRARIEELLALVGLEGLGARMPHQLSGGQQQRVALARSLAAEPELILLDEPFSNLDSALRQRVRAEVRQIIETLGTTAIFVTHDQEEALSLAEHIAVMIEGRIEQVGRPEEVYGRPATRAVAEFLGDANFLRGEAREGAVTTSIGVISAPESPAGAVEVMVRPEDLLLSSEGGAPVEVVSHEYYGHDQMVTVRLQGGSLVKVREIAGHAFTSGQKLGLQVRGRVVVFPDR, from the coding sequence ATGAGCGACGGCTTCCTGCGCTGCGAGGCTGTGACGAAGCGCTTCGGCAGCGTGCCTGCGGTCGATGGCGCCTCGCTTGACGTCGAACGCGGCCACACGCTGGCCCTGCTGGGCGCGAGCGGCTGCGGCAAGACGACGCTCCTGCGCCTGATCGCCGGATTCGAGCGCCCCGATGCCGGCGTCATCGAACTGGGCGGGCGCAGGTTGAACGGTCCGGGCACCTTCGTCGCGCCCGAGAAGCGGCGCGTCGGGTTGGTGTTCCAGGACTTCGCGCTGTTCCCGCACCTGAGCGTCGCGTCGAACGTGGCGTTCGGCATGACGGGCCGCAACGGTCGCCGCGCGCGCATCGAGGAGTTGCTGGCGCTGGTCGGGCTCGAGGGCCTGGGAGCGCGCATGCCGCATCAACTCTCGGGCGGACAGCAGCAGCGCGTGGCGCTCGCGCGTTCGCTCGCGGCGGAGCCAGAGCTGATCCTGCTCGACGAACCCTTCTCGAACCTCGACTCGGCGCTGCGACAACGCGTCCGCGCCGAAGTGCGGCAGATCATCGAGACGCTCGGCACAACGGCGATCTTCGTGACGCATGACCAGGAGGAGGCGCTGAGCCTCGCCGAGCACATCGCCGTGATGATCGAGGGCCGCATCGAGCAGGTCGGGCGCCCGGAAGAGGTCTACGGCCGCCCGGCGACGCGCGCCGTCGCCGAGTTCTTGGGCGACGCTAACTTCCTGCGTGGGGAGGCGCGCGAAGGCGCCGTCACGACGTCGATCGGCGTGATTTCGGCTCCCGAATCGCCGGCGGGCGCCGTAGAAGTGATGGTGCGCCCCGAAGATCTGCTCCTGTCATCCGAAGGTGGCGCGCCCGTGGAAGTCGTGAGCCACGAGTATTACGGCCACGATCAGATGGTCACGGTGCGCCTCCAGGGCGGCTCACTCGTGAAGGTGCGCGAGATCGCCGGGCACGCGTTCACGTCGGGCCAGAAGCTCGGCCTGCAGGTGCGCGGCCGCGTCGTGGTGTTTCCGGACCGCTAA
- a CDS encoding metal-dependent transcriptional regulator, whose amino-acid sequence MANAATTNDHPTDTIEDYLQTIYSLETEGEKPISARLARWMNVTPPTAWATVQRMHRDGLVELDEKKVIHLTEHGRELAMSVARRHRLAERFLTDVLKLGWAEAHHQAHQFEHGMTPLIEERLFKLLDNPMTCPHGSPIPGTGAVLGPDWVPLDTLAPGDGAVMKFISEELEEDTELLGYLDRHNLKPGQEIRIVEKVTSTGLISIDNGNETVSLGLAVAGRMRVLPVDGTSE is encoded by the coding sequence ATGGCGAACGCAGCCACGACGAACGATCACCCCACCGACACGATCGAGGACTATCTCCAGACGATCTACAGCCTGGAGACGGAAGGCGAGAAGCCGATCTCGGCGCGGCTGGCGCGCTGGATGAACGTGACGCCGCCGACGGCGTGGGCGACCGTGCAGCGCATGCACCGCGACGGGCTGGTGGAACTGGACGAAAAGAAGGTGATCCACCTCACCGAGCACGGGCGCGAGCTGGCGATGAGCGTCGCGCGGCGCCACCGGCTCGCGGAGCGCTTTCTGACGGACGTGCTAAAGCTCGGCTGGGCGGAGGCGCACCACCAGGCGCACCAGTTCGAGCACGGCATGACGCCGCTCATCGAAGAGCGGCTCTTCAAGCTGCTCGATAATCCGATGACGTGCCCGCACGGCAGCCCGATTCCCGGCACAGGCGCGGTGCTCGGGCCCGACTGGGTGCCGCTCGACACGCTCGCGCCCGGCGATGGCGCGGTGATGAAGTTCATCTCGGAGGAGCTTGAAGAGGACACGGAACTGCTCGGCTACTTGGACCGTCACAACCTGAAGCCGGGACAGGAGATCCGGATCGTCGAGAAGGTGACGTCGACGGGGCTGATCTCGATCGATAACGGCAACGAAACGGTGTCGCTGGGGTTGGCGGTGGCGGGGCGGATGCGGGTGTTGCCGGTCGACGGGACGAGCGAATAG
- a CDS encoding aldo/keto reductase, which translates to MIPAQPFGKTGHHSTKIIFGAAAMWGASDASETAPVLDVLLRYGINHIDTAASYGRSERRVGEWMGAHRDKFFLATKTGERTYEKARDQFRHSLERLQVQSVDLLQLHNLVDPGEWETALAPGGALEAAVEARDAGLTRFIGVTGHGVTVAAMHLRSLERFPFDSVLLPYNYVMMQNPQYAADFEQLSKLCAERGVAMQTIKGITLGPWSDEQQRTHTTWYEPLTEQRDIDLAVSYVLGRDGIFLNTVGDLSLLPRVLDAASRASGRPADADMRSLVASRAMTPLFV; encoded by the coding sequence ATGATTCCTGCGCAGCCTTTCGGGAAGACCGGGCACCACAGCACGAAGATCATCTTCGGCGCGGCGGCGATGTGGGGCGCGAGCGATGCTAGCGAGACGGCGCCGGTGCTCGACGTGCTGCTGCGATACGGCATCAACCACATCGACACGGCCGCGAGCTACGGTCGCTCGGAGCGCCGCGTCGGCGAGTGGATGGGCGCGCATCGCGACAAGTTCTTCCTCGCGACGAAGACCGGCGAGCGCACGTACGAAAAGGCGCGCGACCAGTTTCGACATTCGCTCGAGCGGCTGCAGGTGCAGAGCGTCGACCTGCTGCAACTGCACAATCTCGTCGATCCCGGCGAATGGGAGACGGCGCTGGCGCCCGGCGGCGCGCTCGAAGCGGCGGTCGAAGCGCGCGACGCGGGCCTGACGCGCTTCATCGGCGTGACCGGGCACGGCGTTACGGTCGCGGCGATGCACCTGCGCAGCCTCGAGCGCTTTCCGTTCGACTCCGTGCTGCTGCCGTACAACTACGTGATGATGCAGAACCCGCAGTACGCCGCCGACTTCGAGCAGCTCTCGAAGCTGTGCGCGGAGCGCGGCGTCGCCATGCAGACGATCAAGGGCATCACGCTCGGCCCGTGGAGCGATGAGCAACAGCGCACGCACACGACGTGGTACGAGCCGCTGACGGAACAGCGCGACATCGACCTCGCAGTGAGCTACGTGCTCGGCCGCGACGGCATCTTCCTGAACACCGTCGGCGACCTCTCGCTGCTGCCGCGCGTGCTCGACGCCGCGTCGCGCGCTTCCGGGCGGCCGGCGGACGCCGACATGCGCTCGCTCGTCGCGAGCCGCGCCATGACGCCGCTGTTCGTGTGA
- the ybeY gene encoding rRNA maturation RNase YbeY, whose product MSGYVIEFQSDAREAGVDAHELERLAHRVLEAEDVVKPSELSIVLAGDAMVQALNREYLGIDAPTDVLSFSQTEGDGFARPAEASPHLGDVIISIDTARRQAEEYGLSLQDEVSHLLVHGILHLLGYDHEIADDERNMRVREDAILGEAHHH is encoded by the coding sequence ATGAGCGGCTACGTCATCGAGTTCCAGTCGGACGCGCGCGAAGCGGGCGTCGATGCGCATGAACTGGAGCGGCTCGCGCATCGTGTGCTCGAGGCGGAGGATGTCGTGAAGCCGTCGGAACTGAGCATCGTGCTCGCCGGCGACGCCATGGTGCAGGCGCTCAACCGCGAGTACCTCGGCATCGACGCGCCGACCGACGTGCTGTCATTCTCGCAGACGGAAGGCGACGGCTTCGCGCGTCCGGCTGAAGCGTCGCCGCATCTCGGCGACGTCATCATCTCGATCGATACGGCGCGTCGCCAGGCGGAGGAGTACGGACTGTCGCTGCAGGACGAAGTTTCGCATCTTCTCGTGCACGGCATTCTGCATCTGCTCGGCTACGACCACGAGATCGCCGATGACGAGCGCAACATGCGCGTGCGCGAAGACGCGATCCTGGGCGAAGCGCATCATCATTGA
- the recR gene encoding recombination mediator RecR codes for MNEPLTAAPAPVAKLIEEFHKLPGIGPKSAQRLTYHLLRIPPDEALALAQAVIDLKERTVLCSTCQNVTEEDPCSVCRDDSRDRSVICVVEEPLDILAVERTRGFHGRYHVLHGVISPMDGIGPDDLKINELLARIRGGSVHEVIMATNPNLEGEATSMYVSRLLTPLGVRVTRLARGLPMGSDLEYADDVTLSRAIENRQDV; via the coding sequence ATGAACGAACCGCTCACCGCCGCACCCGCACCCGTCGCCAAGCTCATCGAAGAGTTCCACAAGCTCCCGGGCATCGGCCCCAAGAGCGCACAGCGCCTCACGTACCATCTCCTGCGCATCCCGCCGGACGAAGCGCTCGCGCTGGCCCAGGCCGTCATCGACCTGAAGGAGCGCACGGTCCTCTGCTCGACGTGTCAGAACGTCACCGAAGAGGACCCCTGCTCCGTCTGCCGCGACGACAGCCGCGACCGCTCGGTCATCTGCGTCGTCGAGGAGCCGCTCGATATTCTCGCCGTCGAGCGCACGCGGGGTTTTCACGGGCGCTACCACGTCCTGCACGGCGTCATCTCCCCGATGGACGGCATTGGCCCCGACGATCTCAAGATCAACGAGTTGCTGGCGCGCATTCGAGGCGGCTCCGTGCACGAAGTGATCATGGCGACGAACCCCAACCTGGAAGGCGAAGCGACATCGATGTACGTGAGCCGCTTGCTGACGCCGCTCGGCGTCCGCGTGACGCGGCTCGCGCGCGGCCTGCCGATGGGCAGCGACCTCGAGTACGCCGATGACGTCACGCTCTCGCGCGCGATCGAAAACCGCCAGGACGTCTGA
- a CDS encoding YbaB/EbfC family nucleoid-associated protein has protein sequence MAMNRDMMAKLAQMQERLVKAQSDLAEQKAEGSAGGGMVKVTVTGGMKIDSLHIDKEVIDPDDPEMLEDMLTAALNEVLAKVQSMQMSQLAGLAGSLGIGGVPGLQP, from the coding sequence ATGGCCATGAACCGCGACATGATGGCGAAGCTCGCGCAGATGCAGGAGCGCCTGGTGAAGGCGCAGTCGGATCTGGCCGAGCAGAAAGCCGAAGGCTCGGCCGGTGGCGGCATGGTGAAGGTCACCGTGACCGGCGGCATGAAGATCGATTCGCTCCACATCGATAAGGAAGTGATCGATCCCGATGACCCGGAGATGCTAGAGGACATGCTGACGGCGGCGCTCAACGAGGTGCTCGCGAAGGTGCAGTCGATGCAGATGTCGCAGCTTGCCGGACTCGCGGGGAGCCTCGGCATCGGCGGCGTACCGGGTTTGCAGCCCTAG
- the dnaX gene encoding DNA polymerase III subunit gamma/tau, which translates to MPTEVLYRKWRPQRFADVSGQEIVTRTLINALTSHKVSHAYLFSGPRGTGKTTVGRLLAKAINCEKNAVDQKKSPGEPCNACASCVAYDEGRALDLVEMDGASNRGVEEIRQLRDKIGYAPTGGALAHKVYLIDEVHMLTDPAFNALLKTLEEPPPHIVFIMATTDAHKVPATIVSRCQRHDFKRIPLSATTDRLEYIAQQEDLHIPREALELIARAATGSLRDAINLLEQICDSYGADASLEAVREGLGLVADERSSDVALAAVKGDLARALQIVNAVRDDGRNLIQFQKEVLLRLRELLLVQAGAEAGGLLTPEQVQDARASVENVSRDKIVQVLKLLSQADLRQDPLSPLPLEIALAESTVAPDVSVRSAPEPAARPQAQRQPPPTRVPEFSNRPQANARPAPARPTPPAPATKPAADRVPADLRKDNITGASPEDIAKMVGSTSPVIPEAADEPVEPAAPTTHAAAPAAANGKTSNGSIDLASFVDAQLRPEARKRTVKLDALLNGSCHAVSFEDGVLTLGFYQDAHHKKEVEQAANRKQYEAIASELLGAPVTLRCIIVEKSAKPVSKSPLVQHAVQNHGAKIVTDE; encoded by the coding sequence ATGCCGACCGAAGTTCTCTATCGAAAATGGCGCCCGCAGCGCTTTGCCGACGTCTCCGGTCAGGAGATCGTCACGCGCACGCTGATCAACGCGTTGACATCGCACAAGGTGTCGCACGCCTACCTGTTCTCCGGGCCGCGCGGCACCGGCAAGACGACTGTCGGCAGGCTGCTCGCGAAGGCGATCAACTGCGAGAAGAACGCCGTCGACCAGAAGAAAAGCCCCGGCGAGCCGTGCAACGCCTGCGCATCGTGCGTGGCGTACGACGAGGGACGCGCGCTGGACCTGGTCGAGATGGACGGCGCCAGCAACCGCGGCGTCGAAGAGATCCGCCAGCTCCGCGACAAGATCGGCTACGCGCCGACCGGCGGCGCGCTGGCGCACAAGGTCTACCTCATCGACGAGGTGCACATGCTCACCGACCCGGCGTTCAACGCGCTTCTGAAGACGCTGGAAGAGCCGCCGCCGCACATCGTCTTCATCATGGCGACGACGGACGCGCACAAGGTGCCGGCGACGATCGTATCGCGCTGCCAGCGGCACGACTTCAAACGCATCCCCCTGTCGGCGACGACCGACCGGCTGGAGTACATCGCGCAGCAGGAAGACCTGCACATCCCGCGCGAGGCGCTCGAGCTGATCGCGCGCGCCGCGACCGGCAGCCTGCGGGACGCGATCAACCTGCTCGAACAGATCTGCGACTCCTACGGCGCCGACGCGTCGCTCGAAGCGGTGCGCGAAGGCCTCGGTCTCGTCGCCGACGAACGTTCGAGCGATGTCGCGCTCGCGGCGGTGAAGGGCGACCTGGCGCGCGCGCTCCAGATCGTCAACGCCGTGCGCGACGATGGGCGCAACCTGATCCAGTTCCAGAAGGAAGTGCTCTTGCGCCTCCGCGAACTGCTGCTCGTGCAAGCGGGCGCTGAGGCAGGCGGCCTGCTGACGCCCGAGCAGGTGCAGGACGCGCGCGCGAGCGTCGAGAACGTGTCGCGCGACAAGATCGTGCAAGTATTGAAGCTGCTCAGCCAGGCGGATCTGCGACAGGACCCGCTGTCGCCGCTGCCGCTCGAGATCGCGCTCGCCGAATCGACCGTGGCGCCCGACGTATCGGTGCGCTCGGCGCCGGAGCCGGCGGCGCGCCCACAGGCGCAGCGGCAGCCGCCACCGACGCGGGTGCCGGAGTTCTCGAACCGCCCGCAGGCAAACGCGCGTCCCGCGCCCGCGCGCCCGACGCCACCAGCGCCCGCGACGAAGCCCGCCGCCGACCGTGTGCCGGCCGACCTGCGCAAGGACAACATCACGGGCGCTTCGCCCGAAGACATCGCGAAGATGGTTGGCAGCACCTCGCCGGTGATCCCGGAGGCGGCGGACGAGCCCGTCGAACCTGCGGCTCCGACGACGCACGCCGCCGCGCCCGCGGCTGCGAATGGCAAGACGTCGAACGGCAGCATCGATCTCGCTTCGTTCGTCGATGCGCAGTTGCGGCCGGAAGCCCGCAAGCGCACGGTGAAGCTCGACGCGCTGCTCAACGGTTCGTGCCACGCGGTGTCGTTCGAGGACGGCGTGCTTACGCTCGGCTTCTACCAGGATGCGCATCACAAGAAGGAAGTCGAACAGGCGGCGAACCGCAAGCAATACGAAGCGATCGCGTCGGAGTTGCTCGGCGCGCCGGTGACGCTGCGATGTATCATTGTCGAGAAGTCCGCGAAGCCGGTATCGAAGAGCCCGCTGGTGCAGCACGCCGTGCAGAACCACGGCGCAAAGATCGTGACGGACGAGTAG